A window of Anomalospiza imberbis isolate Cuckoo-Finch-1a 21T00152 chromosome 4, ASM3175350v1, whole genome shotgun sequence contains these coding sequences:
- the SRD5A3 gene encoding polyprenol reductase, producing the protein MLPALATAWSLLAVSFLAALLLLRRAPAPRPGGVGPAISGLFQDLIRYGKTKRGCGQLPGWLRLLQVPKRWFTHFYVVSVLWNGFLLMCLFRAEFLGESFPSWIQDMHYALGRDSQNKDMGNEHFSALLVLSLLWLHSCRRLAECLWTSVFSSGVIHIVQYCFGLGYYIAVGSTVLCQVPTNVRNGKKLSVQICWYHIIGVMMYIWASLHQHRCLAILANLRKSRSGKVVSLSHSVPFGDWFESVSCPHYFAELLIYVSMAITLGIHNVTWWCVVMYVLFNQALAAVLCHEFYQKNFSSYPKHRKAFIPLVF; encoded by the exons ATGCTGCCGGCGCTGGCCACCGCCTGGTCCCTGCTGGCTGTCTCCTTCCTggcggcgctgctgctgctccggCGGGCCCCGGCGCCGCGGCCCGGAGGCGTTGGCCCGGCGATCTCCGGCCTCTTCCAGGACCTCATTCGCTACGGGAAGACGAAGCGCGGGTGCGGGCAGCTGCCGGGCTGGCTGCGGCTGCTGCAGGTGCCCAAGAG GTGGTTTACTCACTTTTATGTGGTTTCTGTGCTCTGGAATGGTTTTCTGCTGATGTGTCTTTTCcgagctgagttccttggagaGTCATTCCCATCATGGATTCAGGACATGCACTATGCTCTTGGCAGAGATTCTCAGAACAAGGACATGGGCAA TGAGCACTTCTCTGCGCTCCTGGTTCTCTCACTCCTGTGGCTGCACAGCTGTCGAAGACTTGCTGAATGCCTCTGGACCAGTGTGTTTTCCAGTGGTGTCATTCATATTGTGCAGTATTGCTTTGGACTTGGTTACTACATTGCTGTTGGCTCAACTGTGCTGTGTCAAGTGCCTACTAATGTCAGGAATG GAAAAAAGCTTTCTGTGCAGATCTGCTGGTATCACATCATAGGAGTTATGATGTACATTTGGGCTTCTCTTCACCAACACAGATGCCTTGCAATTCTAGCTAATCTTAGAAAAAGCAGATCTG GAAAGGTTGTAAGTCTGAGCCACAGTGTACCTTTCGGAGACTGGTTTGAGAGCGTCTCTTGCCCTCATTATTTTGCAGAGCTCCTCATATATGTTTCTATGGCCATCACACTTGGGATTCACAATGTGACCTGGTGGTGTGTAGTGATGTATGTTCTTTTTAACCAGGCACTGGCTGCTGTTTTGTGTCATGAGTTTTATCAGAAAAATTTTAGCTCCTACCCAAAGCATCGAAAAGCATTTATACCACTTGTTTtttag
- the TMEM165 gene encoding putative divalent cation/proton antiporter TMEM165: MGSPPPPLPPPLLPRAAALLLAAALLLAAPARLRAAPEEEPGRKKEPPPPPAAQGAEPRAEKGSSLVAPVHIVSEESADKTNLGFIHAFVAAISVIIVSELGDKTFFIAAIMAMRYNRLTVLAGAMLALGLMTCLSVLFGYATTVIPRVYTYYVSTALFAIFGIRMLREGLKMSPDEGQEELEEVQAEIKKKDEELQRTKLLNGPGDVESGPGTTIPQKKWLHFISPIFVQAFTLTFLAEWGDRSQLTTIVLAAREDPYGVAVGGTVGHCLCTGLAVIGGRMIAQKISVRTVTIIGGIVFLAFAFSALFISPDSGF, translated from the exons ATGGggtccccgccgccgccgctgccgccgccgctgctgccgcggGCCGCCGCGCTGCTGCTGGCGGCCGCGCTGCTGCtggcggccccggcgcggctCCGCGCCGCTCCCGAGGAAGAGCCCGGCAGGAAGAAGgagccgccgccaccgccggcGGCGCAGGGCGCGGAGCCGCGGGCTGAG AAAGGCTCCTCGCTGGTTGCTCCAGTCCACATTGTCAGTGAAGAGTCAGCTGACAAGACTAACCTGGGCTTTATTCATGCCTTCGTGGCTGCTATATCGGTCATCATCGTGTCGGAGCTGGGGGACAAGACCTTCTTCATCGCGGCCATCATGGCCATGCGCTACAACCGTCTGACCGTACTGGCTGGTGCTATGCTTGCCCTGGGACTGATGACGTGTTTATCAG ttttgtttggcTATGCCACCACGGTTATTCCTCGTGTGTACACATACTATGTATCAACAGCACTGTTTGCAATCTTTGGCATCCGAATGCTTCGGGAAGGCTTGAAAATGAGTCCAGATGAAGGTCAGGAAGAGCTGGAGGAAGTtcaagcagaaattaaaaaaaaagatgaggaa CTTCAGAGAACTAAACTGTTAAATGGGCCAGGAGATGTGGAATCTGGGCCAGGCACCACTATACCTCAGAAGAAGTGGCTACACTTTATTTCACCAATCTTTGTTCAAGCTTTTACTTTAACATTTTTAGCAGAATGGGGCGACCGTTCCCAATTAACAACCATAGTCTTGGCTGCCAGAGAG gaCCCTTATGGTGTGGCAGTAGGAGGAACAGTGGGACATTGCCTGTGCACTGGTTTAGCAGTTATTGGAGGGAGAATGATAGCACAAAAAATTTCTGTTAGGACTG TGACAATCATAGGAGGCATTGTCTTCTTAGCATTTGCATTTTCTGCACTATTTATAAGTCCAGActctggtttttaa